A DNA window from Ahaetulla prasina isolate Xishuangbanna chromosome 7, ASM2864084v1, whole genome shotgun sequence contains the following coding sequences:
- the GNAI1 gene encoding guanine nucleotide-binding protein G(i) subunit alpha-1 translates to MGCTLSAEDKAAAERSKMIDRNLREDGEKAAREVKLLLLGAGESGKSTIVKQMKIIHEAGYSEEECKQYKAVVYSNTIQSIIAIIRAMGRLKIDFGDSARADDARLLFVLAGAAEEGFMTGELAGVIKRLWRDSGVHACFNRSREYQLNDSAAYYLNDLDRIAHTNYIPTQQDVLRTRVKTTGIVETHFTFKDLHFKMFDVGGQRSERKKWIHCFEGVTAIIFCVALSDYDLVLAEDEEMNRMHESMKLFDSICNNKWFTDTSIILFLNKKDLFEEKIKRSPLTICYPEYPGSNTYEEAAAYIQCQFEDLNKRKDTKEIYTHFTCATDTKNVQFVFDAVTDVIIKNNLKDCGLF, encoded by the exons ATGGGCTGCACCCTGAGCGCGGAGGACAAGGCGGCGGCCGAGCGGAGTAAGATGATCGATCGGAATCTCCGAGAAGACGGGGAAAAAGCGGCCCGCGAAGTCAAGCTCCTACTCCTGG GAGCCGGTGAATCCGGAAAAAGCACAATTGTCAAACAAATGAA AATTATCCACGAAGCTGGATATTCCGAAGAAGAATGTAAACAATATAAAGCGGTTGTCTATAGTAATACAATTCAGTCCATTATTGCTATCATAAGAGCTATGGGGAGACTGAAAATAGACTTTGGAGATTCAGCCAGGGCT GACGATGCGCGTCTACTCTTTGTCCTCGCTGGAGCAGCAGAAGAAGGTTTTATGACAGGAGAACTTGCCGGGGTGATCAAAAGATTGTGGAGAGACTCTGGAGTTCACGCCTGTTTCAATCGATCGAGAGAATATCAGCTTAATGACTCGGCCGCATA CTATTTGAATGATTTGGATAGAATCGCCCACACCAATTATATCCCAACACAACAAGATGTCCTCAGGACCAGAGTGAAAACCACAGGAATAGTGGAAACTCATTTTACTTTCAAAGATCTCCATTTTAA GATGTTTGATGTTGGAGGCCAAAGAtcagaaaggaaaaaatggattCATTGCTTTGAGGGGGTTACAGCTATAATTTTTTGTGTGGCGCTTAGCGATTATGACTTGGTCCTTGCAGAAGATGaagaaatg aaTAGGATGCACGAAAGCATGAAATTATTTGATAGCATCTGCAACAATAAGTGGTTTACAGACACCTCTATTATCCTGTTCTTAAATAAAAAGGatctctttgaagaaaaaattaaaaggagTCCTCTTACTATTTGTTATCCAGAATATCCAG GATCAAACACATATGAAGAAGCAGCTGCGTACATCCAGTGTCAGTTTGAAGACCTAAACAAGCGAAAAGACACAAAGGAAATTTACACCCATTTCACCTGTGCCACCGATACCAAGAATGTCCAATTTGTCTTCGATGCGGTCACCGACGTTATCATCAAGAATAATTTGAAAGACTGTGGTTTATTCTAA